A single window of Actinoallomurus bryophytorum DNA harbors:
- a CDS encoding TetR/AcrR family transcriptional regulator translates to MSIEHLQRTSDRGAATRGALLAAAREVFSVSGFAQAAVTDIVAKAGASVGSLYHHFSGKADLYLTLFEEFQIRQQERTREAVHLARDRGETDTMRLFIEGARAYLDGCIAEPDLSRLFLSGDGPPGFDRALRDRLRKWARRNAALFHTGGDGGDGVVDEALVVVLTGAMSGAVSEVSLSEDEAASRKLADDVLTIISRMESTRERRP, encoded by the coding sequence TTGAGCATCGAACACCTCCAGCGCACCTCCGACCGGGGCGCCGCCACACGGGGCGCCCTGCTCGCCGCCGCGCGCGAAGTCTTCTCGGTGTCGGGGTTCGCTCAGGCGGCGGTCACCGACATCGTGGCCAAGGCCGGCGCCAGCGTCGGCAGCCTCTACCACCACTTCAGCGGCAAGGCCGATCTTTACCTCACGCTCTTCGAAGAGTTCCAGATCCGCCAGCAGGAGCGGACCCGTGAGGCCGTCCACCTGGCACGCGACCGGGGCGAGACCGACACGATGCGGCTGTTCATCGAGGGCGCGCGCGCCTACCTCGACGGATGCATCGCCGAGCCCGACCTGTCCCGGCTGTTCCTGTCCGGCGACGGCCCGCCCGGATTCGACCGCGCCCTGCGAGACCGCCTGCGCAAGTGGGCGCGGCGTAACGCGGCGCTCTTCCACACCGGCGGCGACGGCGGCGACGGCGTGGTGGACGAGGCGCTCGTGGTCGTGCTGACCGGTGCGATGTCCGGCGCCGTCTCGGAGGTGTCGCTGTCCGAGGACGAGGCGGCCTCGCGAAAGCTCGCCGACGACGTGCTGACCATCATCTCGCGCATGGAGAGCACGCGTGAGCGAAGGCCATGA
- a CDS encoding GNAT family N-acetyltransferase, whose product MPVRDATEADIPELVRLRALLFTDLGEVWGAPPAGDEWRDRCAAELTWQLRAGTMTVLVIDGDAGLAACGIGVIDQRLPGPYNPGGRVGHVFGVVTDPACRGRGHGRAIMEGLLSRFDEAGARRVDLNASPDGMSLYRRLGFTDHPDPTLSRKR is encoded by the coding sequence ATGCCCGTGCGCGATGCCACCGAAGCCGACATCCCCGAGCTCGTACGCCTGCGCGCGCTGTTGTTCACGGACCTCGGCGAGGTGTGGGGCGCGCCACCGGCCGGCGACGAGTGGCGGGACCGGTGCGCGGCCGAGCTGACCTGGCAACTACGCGCCGGCACGATGACGGTCCTCGTCATCGACGGGGACGCGGGGCTGGCCGCCTGTGGCATAGGCGTCATCGACCAGCGGCTGCCCGGCCCGTACAACCCCGGCGGCCGGGTCGGTCACGTGTTCGGCGTCGTCACCGACCCCGCCTGCCGCGGGCGTGGCCACGGTCGGGCGATCATGGAGGGGCTTCTCTCCCGGTTCGACGAGGCCGGCGCCCGCAGGGTCGACCTGAACGCCAGCCCCGACGGGATGTCGCTCTACCGCAGGCTCGGCTTCACCGACCATCCCGACCCGACGCTCAGCCGGAAGCGCTGA
- the asnB gene encoding asparagine synthase (glutamine-hydrolyzing), which yields MCGITGWVDYERDLTAEREAALAMTRTMSFRGPDDEGLWTDPHVALGHRRLAVIDVAGGVQPMSEGPATIVYSGETYNFRELRRDLEAHGHRFRTRSDTEVVLQAYLRWGPNLVDRLNGMFAFAIWDRRTEELLLARDRMGIKPLYYAPTPHGVLFGSEPKAILANPMFTARIDDEGLCEVLTMVKTPGHAVFSGMREVEPGHTVRVSREGRTDRTYWSLTAREHTDDIPATVRHVRELLDDIVERQLISDVPLCTLLSGGLDSSALTALADQALGPESVRSFAVDFVDETGGFIPDELRDTSDTPYVHDVAKHVGSLHNDVVLSTAQLASSRVMDRVLRARDLPGLGDMDSSLFLLFEEIRRHSTVALSGESADEVFGGYRWFHDPAAVNADTFPWAGTSFSNGRDLLDTDLVARAAKYQSQRYHEALDEVPYLPGVSAYERRMREICYLHLTRMVRVLLDRKDRLSMAVGLEVRVPYCDHRLVEYVFNTPWSYKTYDGREKSLLRGAVADALPESVVQRVKSPYPATQNASYEEAIRKQLGDVLADSSAPIQPYLNTEAVRDALRHPVGNSSLQRDRIALERAVTLNDWLAAYRPAHV from the coding sequence GTGTGTGGCATAACCGGCTGGGTGGACTACGAACGCGACCTCACCGCGGAGCGGGAGGCCGCGCTGGCGATGACGCGGACGATGAGTTTCCGCGGACCCGACGACGAGGGGCTCTGGACCGACCCGCACGTGGCGCTCGGGCACCGGCGGCTCGCCGTCATCGACGTCGCGGGCGGCGTGCAGCCCATGAGCGAGGGACCCGCGACCATCGTCTACAGCGGCGAGACCTACAACTTCCGTGAGCTGCGCCGCGACCTCGAGGCCCACGGCCACCGCTTCCGTACCCGTAGCGACACCGAGGTCGTGCTGCAGGCGTACCTGCGCTGGGGCCCGAACCTCGTCGACCGGCTCAACGGCATGTTCGCCTTCGCGATCTGGGACCGGCGTACCGAAGAGCTCCTCCTAGCCCGAGACCGCATGGGCATCAAGCCGCTCTACTACGCACCCACGCCCCACGGCGTGCTGTTCGGCTCGGAGCCCAAGGCGATCCTCGCCAACCCCATGTTCACGGCCCGGATCGACGACGAAGGCCTGTGCGAGGTGCTGACCATGGTGAAGACGCCCGGTCACGCCGTCTTCAGCGGCATGCGGGAGGTCGAACCCGGCCACACCGTACGCGTCTCCCGCGAGGGGCGCACCGACCGCACCTACTGGTCGCTGACCGCACGTGAGCACACCGACGACATCCCGGCGACCGTCCGGCACGTACGCGAGCTGCTCGACGACATCGTCGAGCGTCAGCTCATCTCCGACGTGCCGCTGTGCACGCTGCTGTCCGGCGGCCTCGACTCCAGCGCGCTGACCGCGCTGGCCGACCAGGCACTGGGACCGGAGAGCGTGCGGTCGTTCGCGGTCGACTTCGTCGACGAGACCGGCGGGTTCATCCCGGACGAGCTCCGCGACACCTCCGACACGCCCTACGTCCACGACGTCGCCAAGCACGTCGGCTCGCTGCACAACGACGTCGTCCTGAGCACCGCCCAGCTCGCCTCGTCGCGCGTCATGGACAGGGTGCTGCGCGCACGCGACCTGCCCGGGCTGGGCGACATGGACTCCTCGCTGTTCCTGCTGTTCGAGGAGATCCGGCGGCACTCCACCGTCGCGCTGTCGGGCGAGTCGGCCGACGAGGTCTTCGGCGGCTACCGCTGGTTCCACGACCCGGCCGCGGTGAACGCCGACACGTTCCCGTGGGCCGGCACGTCGTTCAGCAACGGCCGCGACCTGCTCGACACGGACCTGGTCGCGCGGGCGGCGAAATACCAGTCACAGCGGTACCACGAGGCGCTCGACGAGGTCCCTTACCTGCCCGGCGTCTCGGCGTACGAGCGGCGCATGCGGGAGATCTGCTACCTGCACCTCACCCGCATGGTGCGGGTCCTGCTCGACCGTAAGGACCGGCTGAGCATGGCCGTCGGCCTCGAGGTGCGCGTGCCGTACTGCGACCACCGGCTGGTGGAGTACGTCTTCAACACGCCCTGGTCGTACAAGACCTATGACGGACGGGAGAAGAGCCTGTTGCGCGGCGCCGTCGCGGACGCGCTGCCGGAGTCGGTGGTGCAGCGGGTCAAGAGCCCGTACCCGGCGACCCAGAACGCCAGCTACGAAGAGGCCATAAGGAAGCAGCTGGGCGACGTCCTCGCGGACTCCTCGGCACCGATACAGCCGTACCTGAACACCGAGGCCGTGCGCGACGCCCTGCGTCACCCGGTCGGCAACTCCAGCCTTCAGCGGGACCGGATCGCGCTCGAACGCGCGGTCACGCTCAACGACTGGCTGGCCGCCTACCGGCCCGCGCACGTCTGA
- a CDS encoding MarR family winged helix-turn-helix transcriptional regulator, which translates to MSDPRVLAERFNRQIRDIVLMLRRASATQSITTQQMFVMGSLEGGSRRMSDLAAEHGVRLPTMTRQIGRLARDGLVTRGRDTEDARVVTAELTSVGRERLLRGREQRISFLAGRMATLDDAERASIEAALPALEKLFAGL; encoded by the coding sequence ATGTCCGATCCCCGCGTGCTCGCCGAGCGATTCAACCGGCAGATCCGCGACATCGTGCTCATGCTCCGTCGCGCGAGTGCCACCCAGTCCATCACGACACAGCAGATGTTCGTGATGGGCTCGCTGGAGGGCGGCTCGCGCCGGATGTCCGATCTCGCCGCCGAGCATGGTGTCCGGCTGCCGACGATGACACGTCAGATCGGCCGCCTCGCCCGCGACGGGCTCGTCACGCGTGGACGTGACACCGAAGACGCGAGAGTGGTCACCGCCGAACTCACCTCCGTTGGCAGAGAACGCCTCCTCCGGGGTCGTGAGCAGCGGATCAGCTTTCTCGCGGGCCGCATGGCGACGCTCGACGACGCCGAGCGTGCCTCGATCGAGGCCGCGTTGCCCGCGCTGGAAAAGCTGTTCGCGGGTCTGTGA
- the glpX gene encoding class II fructose-bisphosphatase encodes MTEETTPASPLVTEADAPDRNLALELVRVTEAAAMAAARWVGRGDKNGADGAAVNAMRQLINTVSMNGVVVIGEGEKDKAPMLFNGEEVGDGQGADCDVAVDPIDGTRLAALGMSNAIAVIAVSPRGTMYDPSAVFYMEKLATGPEAADVVNIDAPVADNIRAVARAKGSSPEDVTVVILDRPRHERIVKEVREAGARIKFITDGDVAGAIMAARENTGIDLMLGIGGTPEGIIAACAIKSLGGMLQGRLWPKDDAERQKALDAGHDLTRVLTTDDLVTSDDVFFAATGITDGELVGGVRYNHGIAFTNSLVMRSRSGTIRRIDSEHRLAKLRAYSAINYFDSAG; translated from the coding sequence ATGACCGAAGAGACCACCCCGGCGTCCCCGCTGGTGACAGAGGCGGACGCCCCGGACCGAAACCTCGCGCTCGAGCTCGTACGGGTGACCGAGGCCGCGGCGATGGCCGCGGCCCGATGGGTGGGCCGCGGCGACAAGAACGGGGCCGACGGCGCCGCGGTGAACGCCATGCGCCAGCTCATCAACACGGTGTCGATGAACGGCGTCGTCGTGATCGGTGAGGGCGAGAAGGACAAGGCTCCGATGCTGTTCAACGGCGAGGAGGTCGGGGACGGTCAGGGCGCCGACTGCGACGTCGCCGTCGACCCGATCGACGGCACGCGGCTCGCCGCCCTCGGCATGAGCAACGCGATCGCCGTGATCGCGGTGAGCCCGCGCGGCACGATGTACGACCCGTCGGCGGTCTTCTACATGGAGAAGCTGGCCACCGGGCCCGAGGCGGCCGATGTGGTCAACATCGACGCGCCGGTCGCGGACAACATCCGCGCGGTGGCGCGGGCCAAGGGTTCCTCCCCCGAAGACGTCACGGTCGTCATTCTCGACCGGCCACGGCACGAGCGGATCGTCAAGGAGGTCCGCGAGGCCGGGGCGCGGATCAAGTTCATCACCGACGGCGACGTGGCCGGCGCGATCATGGCCGCCCGCGAGAACACCGGCATCGACCTGATGCTCGGCATCGGCGGCACCCCGGAGGGGATCATCGCGGCCTGCGCGATCAAGTCCCTCGGCGGCATGCTGCAGGGACGGCTGTGGCCCAAGGACGACGCCGAGCGGCAGAAGGCGCTCGACGCCGGGCACGACCTGACGCGGGTGCTGACCACCGATGACCTGGTGACCTCCGACGACGTGTTCTTCGCCGCGACCGGCATCACCGACGGCGAGCTGGTCGGCGGGGTGCGTTACAACCACGGCATCGCGTTCACCAACTCCCTGGTGATGCGCTCCCGCAGCGGCACGATCCGCCGGATCGACAGCGAGCACCGGCTCGCCAAGCTCCGCGCCTACTCGGCCATCAACTACTTCGACAGCGCCGGCTGA
- the xseA gene encoding exodeoxyribonuclease VII large subunit encodes MALETSPESPTPVRTVLQLVGGWVAKLGRIWVEGQITELNRRAGTVYFTLRDPVANVSVRVVCPRAVCDAGGPAVIDGARVVVHAKPDFYINRGSFALSAFEIRPVGVGELLARLERLKQLLASEGVFNVERKRPLPFLPGTIGLICGRDSAAERDVLDNARRRWPAVRFKVENTAVQGTYAAGEVIDALARLDADRDVEVIIIARGGGSLEDLLAFSDEALVRAVAAARTPVVSAIGHEQDTPLLDYVADVRASTPTDAAKKTVPDVREQLTLVRQLRDRGRRCLSGRVEREVQWLTGIRSRPALADPVREVERQAEAIGTLRDRARRCLSSALDRASDDLSHTRGRLVALSPAATLERGYAVVQRPDESVVASAVEVKKDDELLVRFHDGRITVRADTI; translated from the coding sequence ATGGCGCTGGAGACCTCACCGGAGTCGCCGACCCCGGTCCGTACCGTTCTGCAGCTCGTCGGCGGCTGGGTCGCCAAGCTCGGCCGGATCTGGGTCGAGGGCCAGATCACCGAGCTGAACCGCCGTGCGGGCACGGTGTACTTCACCCTGCGCGACCCCGTGGCGAACGTCTCCGTACGCGTCGTGTGCCCGCGTGCCGTGTGCGACGCCGGCGGCCCCGCGGTGATCGACGGCGCACGCGTCGTCGTGCACGCCAAGCCCGACTTCTACATCAACCGCGGCTCGTTCGCTCTTTCGGCGTTCGAGATCAGGCCGGTCGGCGTCGGTGAGCTGCTGGCGAGGCTGGAGCGCCTCAAGCAGCTCCTCGCCTCCGAGGGCGTGTTCAACGTCGAGCGCAAGCGGCCGCTGCCCTTCCTGCCCGGCACCATCGGGCTGATCTGCGGCCGTGACTCCGCCGCCGAACGCGACGTGCTGGACAACGCGCGCCGCCGCTGGCCCGCCGTGCGCTTCAAGGTCGAGAACACCGCCGTACAGGGGACCTACGCGGCGGGTGAGGTCATCGACGCACTCGCCCGGCTCGACGCCGACCGCGACGTCGAGGTGATCATCATCGCCCGCGGCGGCGGATCGCTGGAGGACCTGCTGGCCTTCTCCGACGAGGCCCTCGTACGCGCGGTCGCGGCGGCACGTACGCCGGTGGTCTCCGCGATCGGGCACGAGCAGGACACGCCGCTGCTCGACTACGTCGCCGACGTACGCGCCTCCACGCCCACCGACGCCGCGAAGAAGACCGTTCCCGACGTACGCGAGCAGCTCACCCTGGTCCGCCAGCTCCGCGATCGCGGACGGCGGTGCCTGTCCGGGCGGGTGGAGCGCGAGGTGCAGTGGCTGACGGGGATCCGGTCGCGGCCCGCCCTGGCCGATCCCGTACGCGAGGTCGAACGCCAGGCCGAGGCGATCGGCACGCTGCGCGACCGGGCCCGGCGTTGCCTCTCCTCGGCCCTGGACCGGGCCTCAGACGATCTCTCGCACACGCGCGGGCGCCTGGTGGCGCTCTCCCCCGCCGCGACCCTCGAACGCGGCTACGCGGTCGTCCAGCGCCCTGACGAGTCCGTCGTGGCCTCCGCCGTCGAGGTCAAGAAGGACGACGAGCTCCTGGTCCGCTTCCACGACGGCCGGATCACGGTACGCGCGGACACGATCTGA
- a CDS encoding DUF6542 domain-containing protein, with the protein MATDTRGGRKAASAHAAKAARRPPAGSAVTLTGRGGIVVVLSATLVGSLGGSLFGLHAAQGFLFVLGCLLAACTTRRTDLLTLVVSPPLIFFFVSLLSATVGSLGDRSFAVSVLLTLITTLTSNVPWLFVGAVLVVVITVPRGLPGNLRELSAGIAADNPFRGRTSLRGRKDQDDDPVRWDETPGRGAHEA; encoded by the coding sequence GTGGCAACGGACACGCGCGGAGGCCGTAAGGCGGCATCTGCCCACGCGGCAAAGGCGGCCCGGCGCCCGCCTGCCGGCTCGGCGGTCACGCTGACCGGCCGTGGCGGCATCGTCGTCGTGCTCAGCGCCACGCTCGTCGGCTCGCTGGGCGGCTCGTTGTTCGGCCTGCACGCGGCGCAGGGTTTCCTGTTCGTCCTCGGCTGCCTGCTGGCGGCGTGCACGACCCGCCGTACGGACCTGCTCACGCTGGTCGTCAGCCCGCCGCTGATCTTCTTCTTCGTGTCCCTGCTGTCGGCGACGGTCGGCTCGCTCGGGGACCGGTCGTTCGCGGTCAGCGTGCTGCTCACCCTGATCACGACGCTGACCTCGAACGTGCCGTGGCTGTTCGTCGGCGCCGTGCTCGTGGTGGTCATCACCGTCCCCCGTGGCCTGCCCGGCAACCTGCGCGAGCTCAGCGCCGGGATCGCCGCCGACAACCCCTTCCGCGGGCGCACCTCACTGCGCGGTCGCAAGGACCAGGACGACGACCCGGTCCGCTGGGACGAGACCCCGGGCCGCGGCGCCCACGAGGCCTGA
- a CDS encoding carbohydrate ABC transporter permease: MHNTIEARGAGAKAPAPSSKSALRRFGRALAPLPWIGPAVILIVAVVLWPVFEMVRTSILRISSSGATIGTRGTGNYRDLFDETDLVAVLLRTVVWVVGVVLVTVVISLALGQLLNARFPGRRVVRWAVIVPWAASVLMTALTWKWMLNYYYGVVNKVLQGVGLIDHPVNWLSNPTQALIWMMWVAVFVSLPFTSFVILAGLQTIPEDVYEAARVDGAGRARTYFQITLPLLRPSLLVAAIINVINVFNSFPIIYAMTGGGPGSKTDTSTTFMYKLAFTGSGDVGESAAMAVVNFALILILVLLYLRAVGWRGETKS; encoded by the coding sequence GTGCACAACACCATTGAGGCGCGCGGCGCCGGGGCCAAGGCCCCGGCGCCGTCGTCGAAGAGCGCCCTCCGCCGATTCGGCCGGGCGCTCGCACCGCTGCCGTGGATCGGGCCCGCGGTCATCCTGATCGTGGCCGTGGTCCTGTGGCCGGTCTTCGAGATGGTCCGGACGTCGATACTGAGGATCAGCTCGTCGGGCGCGACGATCGGCACCCGCGGGACCGGCAACTACCGTGACCTGTTCGACGAGACGGACCTCGTCGCCGTGCTGCTGCGCACCGTGGTCTGGGTGGTCGGCGTCGTCCTCGTCACGGTCGTGATCTCACTCGCGCTCGGGCAGCTGCTCAACGCCAGGTTCCCCGGTCGGCGCGTGGTGCGCTGGGCGGTGATCGTGCCCTGGGCCGCGTCGGTGCTGATGACCGCGCTGACGTGGAAGTGGATGCTCAACTACTACTACGGCGTGGTCAACAAGGTCCTCCAGGGCGTGGGCCTGATCGACCACCCCGTGAACTGGCTCTCGAACCCCACCCAGGCGCTGATCTGGATGATGTGGGTGGCCGTCTTCGTCTCGCTGCCGTTCACCTCCTTCGTCATCCTGGCCGGGCTCCAGACCATCCCGGAAGACGTCTACGAGGCCGCACGGGTCGACGGCGCCGGGCGCGCGCGTACCTACTTCCAGATCACGCTGCCGCTGCTGCGGCCGTCCCTGCTGGTCGCGGCGATCATCAACGTGATCAACGTCTTCAACTCCTTCCCGATCATTTACGCGATGACCGGGGGCGGGCCGGGGAGTAAGACCGACACCAGCACGACCTTCATGTACAAGCTCGCCTTCACCGGGTCCGGCGACGTCGGAGAGTCCGCCGCGATGGCGGTCGTGAACTTCGCGCTGATCCTCATCCTGGTCCTGCTCTACCTGCGGGCCGTCGGCTGGCGCGGGGAGACAAAGTCATGA
- a CDS encoding carbohydrate ABC transporter permease, whose protein sequence is MSTQIKSRQAGRGKPGGRPGSVNRGKPGSAGRARVAILAGVGYLVAFIFIAPYLEMALTALKPDRELTASPTTFLPKHWDFTNFVDVWKAAPIWQNMQVSLIVAGVATLIALLVALPAAYYTARNRFRGRGAFLLLVLVTQMFAPTALVIGIYREMVALNLTDTLLALILVNAAFNLPFCVWILHGYFSSIPKELEEAAYLDGAGKVTALTRVTLPLSLPGLVTAVIYTFIGAWNEYVVALTITSSPNRQPLTVAIPGFVTSYQAHWQYLFATSLIAIVPVVILFVCIERYLVGGLTAGGVK, encoded by the coding sequence ATGAGCACCCAGATCAAGTCGCGCCAGGCCGGCCGGGGCAAGCCGGGAGGCCGGCCGGGCTCGGTCAACCGGGGCAAGCCCGGGTCGGCGGGCCGCGCCAGAGTCGCGATCCTGGCCGGGGTCGGCTACCTGGTCGCGTTCATCTTCATCGCGCCGTACCTGGAGATGGCGCTCACGGCGCTCAAGCCCGACCGAGAGCTGACCGCGTCGCCGACGACGTTCCTGCCCAAGCACTGGGACTTCACCAACTTCGTCGACGTGTGGAAAGCAGCGCCGATCTGGCAGAACATGCAGGTCTCGCTCATCGTGGCCGGCGTGGCCACGTTGATCGCGCTGCTGGTGGCGCTGCCCGCGGCGTACTACACGGCGCGCAACCGGTTCCGCGGGCGCGGTGCGTTCCTGCTACTGGTGCTCGTCACCCAGATGTTCGCGCCCACCGCCCTGGTGATCGGCATCTACCGGGAGATGGTGGCGCTCAACCTGACCGACACGCTGCTCGCGCTGATCCTGGTCAACGCCGCCTTCAACCTGCCGTTCTGCGTGTGGATCCTGCACGGGTACTTCTCCAGCATCCCGAAGGAGCTCGAGGAGGCCGCCTACCTCGACGGCGCGGGCAAGGTCACGGCACTGACCCGGGTGACACTGCCGCTGTCCCTGCCGGGCCTGGTGACCGCGGTGATCTACACGTTCATCGGGGCGTGGAACGAGTACGTCGTCGCCCTGACGATCACCTCGTCGCCCAACCGCCAGCCGCTGACCGTCGCCATCCCGGGCTTCGTCACGTCCTACCAGGCGCACTGGCAGTACCTCTTCGCGACCTCGCTGATCGCGATCGTGCCGGTCGTGATCCTGTTCGTGTGCATCGAGCGCTACCTCGTCGGCGGTCTCACCGCGGGCGGGGTCAAGTAA
- a CDS encoding exodeoxyribonuclease VII small subunit: MTEEKPELSYEQARDELTDVVRRLEAGGLTLEDSLTLWQRGEKLAGICEEWLEGARARLAAAMAERTEPGTEPADGAPF; encoded by the coding sequence GTGACGGAGGAGAAACCTGAGCTTTCCTACGAGCAGGCGCGCGACGAGCTGACCGACGTCGTACGGCGTCTGGAGGCCGGTGGGCTCACGCTCGAGGACTCGCTCACGCTGTGGCAGCGCGGCGAGAAGCTCGCCGGGATCTGCGAGGAGTGGCTCGAAGGCGCCCGCGCCAGGCTGGCCGCCGCGATGGCCGAACGCACCGAGCCGGGCACCGAGCCCGCCGACGGCGCGCCTTTCTGA
- a CDS encoding 4-hydroxy-3-methylbut-2-enyl diphosphate reductase codes for MTRRVLLAKPRGYCAGVDRAVQTVELALERYGAPIYVRKQIVHNVHVVKSLEERGAVFVEETEEVPEGAIVVFSAHGVAPVVHEEAAGLNLRTIDATCPLVTKVHKEAKRFAGDDFDILLIGHEGHEEVIGTSGEAPEHVQLVDGPGDVANITVRDPEKVVWLSQTTLSVDETTATVEALRAKFPKLMDPPSDDICYATQNRQVAVKEIAAESQLVIVVGSENSSNSKRLVDVAKNYGADASYLVDYAEQIDLAWLEGVTTVGVTSGASVPEELVAGVLALLAEHGFGTVEEVESVHERMIFALPHELRRDLRPA; via the coding sequence ATGACTCGTCGCGTTCTCCTGGCCAAGCCGCGTGGGTACTGCGCTGGTGTCGATCGTGCCGTTCAGACGGTGGAGCTGGCGCTGGAGCGGTACGGCGCGCCCATCTACGTTCGCAAGCAGATCGTGCACAACGTCCACGTGGTCAAAAGCCTCGAAGAGCGGGGCGCCGTCTTCGTCGAGGAGACCGAGGAGGTGCCGGAGGGCGCCATCGTGGTCTTCTCCGCCCACGGGGTCGCCCCGGTCGTGCACGAGGAGGCCGCCGGCCTCAACCTCCGTACGATCGACGCGACCTGCCCCCTGGTCACCAAGGTGCACAAGGAGGCCAAACGGTTCGCCGGCGACGACTTCGACATCCTCCTCATCGGCCACGAAGGCCACGAGGAGGTCATCGGCACCAGCGGTGAGGCGCCCGAGCACGTCCAGCTGGTCGACGGACCCGGCGACGTGGCGAACATCACGGTCCGGGACCCGGAGAAGGTCGTGTGGCTGTCCCAGACCACGCTGTCGGTCGACGAGACCACCGCCACGGTCGAGGCGCTGCGCGCCAAGTTCCCCAAGCTGATGGACCCGCCGTCGGATGACATCTGTTACGCCACGCAGAACCGCCAGGTCGCGGTGAAGGAGATCGCCGCCGAGTCGCAGCTGGTGATCGTGGTCGGCTCGGAGAACTCCTCCAACTCCAAGCGTCTCGTCGACGTCGCCAAGAACTACGGCGCCGACGCGTCGTACCTGGTCGACTACGCCGAGCAGATCGACCTGGCCTGGCTGGAGGGCGTCACCACCGTCGGCGTCACCAGCGGCGCCTCGGTCCCGGAAGAGCTGGTCGCGGGCGTCCTGGCACTCCTCGCCGAGCACGGCTTCGGCACGGTCGAAGAGGTCGAGTCAGTACACGAGCGCATGATCTTCGCCCTCCCCCACGAGCTCCGCCGCGACCTGCGCCCGGCCTAG
- a CDS encoding DUF4245 domain-containing protein yields the protein MSEGHEQAPAAGDETLSEHEAGTTVTGTRAPEEPIVVSASLYRRLKSGLFGFSMAMLSCLVVVGLVILITPRRNEGAIPRVDFHSDLSGLMAIAPYQVQAPEGLPAQWYPTSTRLSGHTGGPVSWHLGFYTPDKEYAALEESNETPAGAGNFVDRMTSQGHPDGTSQIAGATWDRTFRPDKKQRSLIRRLPGLTLVVTGTASYDELAVLAGSLRQQPKASPAATPT from the coding sequence GTGAGCGAAGGCCATGAGCAGGCCCCGGCCGCCGGCGACGAAACGCTGAGCGAGCACGAAGCGGGTACCACCGTCACGGGCACCAGGGCGCCGGAGGAGCCGATCGTGGTCTCCGCCTCGCTCTACCGGCGGCTCAAGTCGGGACTCTTCGGCTTCAGCATGGCGATGCTGTCCTGCCTCGTCGTGGTCGGGCTCGTGATCCTGATCACGCCGCGGCGCAACGAGGGCGCCATCCCACGCGTCGACTTCCACAGCGACCTGTCCGGCCTCATGGCCATCGCGCCGTACCAGGTGCAGGCCCCCGAAGGCCTGCCGGCGCAGTGGTACCCCACCAGCACCCGGCTGAGCGGCCACACGGGCGGCCCGGTCTCCTGGCATCTCGGCTTCTACACGCCGGACAAGGAGTACGCGGCGCTGGAGGAGAGCAACGAGACACCCGCGGGCGCCGGCAACTTCGTCGACCGGATGACGAGCCAGGGACATCCGGACGGCACGTCCCAGATCGCGGGTGCCACCTGGGACCGCACGTTCCGCCCGGACAAGAAGCAGCGGTCGCTGATCCGCCGGCTGCCCGGTCTCACCCTCGTGGTCACCGGCACGGCGTCCTACGACGAGCTCGCGGTCCTGGCCGGCTCGCTCCGGCAGCAGCCGAAGGCCTCGCCCGCCGCCACTCCCACGTAG